The Solenopsis invicta isolate M01_SB chromosome 1, UNIL_Sinv_3.0, whole genome shotgun sequence DNA segment aatataaagatgacTTTTTTGTGTGACATATGAATTTAATCAAGTatggaaataattaatttcagtaCTGCTTTAAATTTCCCCCAAGATAAAGTCATTTAGAGATAAATTACGCAAACCgttttatattatgaataatttactTTAACAAATAACAAGGCTAATTCTTTCTCTGTCATTTTCTGCTTACAGGAATTATGACCCTTCCGAGCAGCCCGTGTGAGATAGAAAACATGAGCTTGTTTCAAGACCTCAAGTTGAAAAGGAGAAAGGTCGACTCCCGATGTAGTAGCGACGGTAAGAGTGCCTCGGAGATACATTATAATACCGAATCAAAATTCTATGCGTGTTGAATTAACATTTAACAGAATTAGCATTAACTCTATCACGGAAAATGTCggacgtaaaaaatttttccgcaGGGATACCTCGTAATGATGCCTTCATTTGCAATGTGCCGCAGCATTATTATTATCCCGTCATGTTTCATTTAACCTCGCTATGTGTGTATTCATCTTTTAATATCGAGTATCGTGATTCATAGCAACCGCTCGTGATgtcagataaaaaataaaaaaattttcataaaaaagaaatctCGCATTAACAAAGTCATTAAATGtcgaaagaaattatttttaacacaataATTAGTAAGGAAATACATGATGAATTATATATGTTGTAATATATGTTGAATCCTGCGTGAATCCTCCTGAGCTCATcatttcctatttttaatttaattatatgagCCTTAACTTTCGTTTATATTGTTCTTTATATGTTGAATTAAACAGACTTGAGTGAAAGCAACGTACGTTCAGAAAAACAATTGTACACGAGAAACGATTGTTGCACATatgtatgtttaattaatttatgtaacaaCACATGCACGCGTGTGTtcttgcataaattaattaaatatatatattataagtcATAACAAATAAATGATGGGTTACTCACTCCCCGCCGCCCCCCATGGTCGCCGAACACCACCCAGAGCTCCTCTTGGAATCCCACGTGGCTGCTTGAGCTGCTTCCCCATGGCactcacacgcacacacatacacgagAACGCGATTTCACAAGGGagtgagcgcgcgcgcgcgcgctaattACCAAAACGCAACGAACACGGGACTAATTACACGGACCGATATTTCCCAATTAAACGTGTCGCGATTCAGGACCGCCTCGCTCTCGTCGCGTCTCCGTGGCATTTCGTTGGCAATCGTCGAAAATTTCGACGGGACAATACTCCGGTTTACCGCGCGCGGCACGCTAGGGTTAGGAATCCCGAATCGAGGAATGCCGATCGACTCTTGCTTTCCGTGCACGCGCTATTTAACGCGAACGCGCGTCTCTATGGATTATTCCAATCAAATGCGCGTTTCGTTTAAACAGACCTGTAAACAGACGGGAAATTGAGATTGCTTTTCGCGGCAACGCGTGCATGGAGAGCAGGGTTAACTGTACGACGCGACGTTGATGCGACGATTCGTTCGAAAATACAGAGAGGCGGAGGAGAGTGATATAGGATTCAGTATTCAACACAATAATAGCACAATTTTCGATCGCGCGAATTCCGCGAAACGCACGTTTTGCTAACGAACAATCGATCGCGACTTGCTGTTACTCGAGTATATACGCGACTTGCGACACGCTCCGCGCGCTTTTCAACGATCTGAAGTTGGCGGACGAACTGCGGGCGCTTCAGTCGGTGCGCGGGGAAAGGTTCAAATTTCAAATCGTTCAATGCGATGTATTTTACGTATGTACAAGTGCGTAATAATTAAATGCTTAAAACCAAGCTTGGTTAATAAGACGTGGAAGTCTGTGgcaaaaagttgataaaaatatatattgtagttGTGGAAATCTTTGGTTATAACTGATCCACTTCGGTGAAACGCATATTCCCTCCGTTTTTGCTAACCGAAGATTGGCAGCAGTCGATCGTAATTCCTTTCTTTTAATGACAATTTTAATGACTGATATATTAGTTactttactaaaaattattaaacttatttgaagtaattatattaacttttaattcttttcaaatCTATTCTTAGACTTAAAATCagatttttcacaaaaataattgttttcttttaagtCACCtcgtaaaaatatcaatatattttataattattatatatatcattatatatcattttttgtaaaaaaattgattattgaaccacaaaaaataaaatttgaatttttgaaataaatttcatatacatTCCTTGAATGAATCTCAATTGCAAGAAcggcaaaataaatatattaatttatattaatcttaaagtctattcatttaattatgtcATATCTCAAGACTGTTCTCAGCAGAAACACGACTATAAATATGAAGCGTTAAATTAAACTAGAGACAAGATGATGCCTAGAAACTAGATTCGATTCTAATGGTTGACGTAATCGCGCGCTACGGAAAAGGCTCGTACATCATTGTCGAGCAAATTATGATGCACTGACCGATCTTTTCATATATTGAGATTACTTGGAACAAGTTGTTGTAAAATTGACCAATGTTCAAGCGTAACGATTATTTACCACCCAGTAATAGAGGGATTTAATACAGGCGCAATATCGTTCATTTTTACAATCAACAGTTATGGCGGATGACAGATTGCTCCAGTTCTAGATGACGCAATTAATCTTTCCACTTTACGAagcgtataaaaaatatagatggAATGCACGGTTACTAAGATTGATGTGAATGTGTATTTGCGTAatttatatcaaagaaattggtaatttttaatatatttttatataaataatacaatattgttatttccatttttatatagatCAATTTCtacataatcatatttttaattatatttaattaaagaactAGTTTTACTttcgataaataataattaatacttttgctagagagagagagagagtattcGATTTCGCACatatattcattataaaatgtattttgaattaatttattttgaattaattttcaataattctaTGTTTCTTATGTTATctaatttaagttttataatcTTGTTTATTTTCGCGtttatatttagtatatttCAGAAGCTTCTAgatatcacaataaaattaaatacatgatcgatttgctgttttttttttgcaaaataattctattttaatgaTTTGTGTATACTTTTCTTAATTTATGATTTACTGTATACCCTATATGTCCTTTTACATTCTTCATTATCATATATCGCCTTTTTTATACGATGCATATATATCATAATCAAATTTggcattttattatagtttgaAACTAACTCGCACATGTAGAACCATTATCACATCTGTATAAAATAAACGCATAAATCTCACACAGTTACAGGaatgaaatatttcagaaatagttcgcaacaaattttaatattgatgtgataaaaataattcgaaaaaaCTCTTAAGTACAAACACATAACGTAGTTATTCTATATTGATAATTTTGTTTGGCAGTAAATCATCTTCGAATAATTCTAATGGGAAAAAGACAAATAGTGTATAATTCCGCTAACTTTtagctttaattattttacaatgtaaCTTATTAAAAACCAGCATTCGAGCATGTGCAAGAATctcactatttttttataatttcggGTATTAGTTTGtctattttttctttgaataaagaactctttttttatgatttttttctttctatttgcaacaaaaaaagtttataaacgatcatgtatattttttatacactgaAAATAAAGTCTTGTTTCATTAATTGGAAATCTGAAGATTGAATCAATATATTTGCTCAAAAACGAACAAATCGAAAATCTTGTAATATTGAATAATCGTGATTAATTTTTTCccgttaaatataattttttgttaatctattttttttctgttaaatattGTAGTTCAAAAAAAGTATTagattaacaaaaaatgatatacgtataTAGTTAGACACATAAAATTCTAGTTATGTTACATATCTAGTGAATATAACACACTAGAAGTTTTATAGATttaatccaaaaatattaaacaaatccATACAGTAAAATCAAACGttctagttaaaaatataataaaaagtctTGAGTTCTATTATAATAACTAGAAATTTATCAAAACTCGATAAAATACGTTTTGTTGATATAATcaaatcatttttctcagtgtacttgtataaaaaaaaaaacaacaaattgtGATGTATTTGCGTTGTTTACTAATATCCAATTTTCCTCGAATGATAACGTGTATCTCCAATGTCTCTCAATCATCAGCTCTTCGACGCACACCATTCACGCTCTTCATTCAGTCTCCCGATCACCCACTGCGCGCACGCGCTTTTATCCCGCGTGTTTCTCGTTCgcgcgctttctctctctttatctctctattttttttgtttccccactcctttattcaattataacaACAACGCGTTACGCTGCGATCTAACGAGCGGTACTTGGGCGCTCGTCTCCTTATTGTGTCTTTATGGGTAGCTTTCAAATGATCGACGGGGAAAGGAGACAGGAGGCAGAAGGCAGGAGGAGGGTAGATACTAGCGTGAGGGCAGAGGTTGAGTCGTGGGTGGCGCGGCGACGGAGTCGCTAGCTGGCTCGAGGAAGCCAAGTccaagagagacagagaaaagagagagggacCGGGGTGGAGGAGAGGGTTGGGATGGTTGCTGCTGGCGGTGCAGGGTTGAATATCAACCCACGCGGACGTCCCGGACGTGCACCGGTGCTAGTTTGGTTTTGTCTGAACTCGCGTAACCACGcggtcgcgtcgtcgtcgtcgtcgcgaagAGTGGCCCGCGAAAAACGAAAACCGCGCGTGCGAACGAACAGAAGGTGTCCGACCGAGAGAGGAGGACGGGAGCCGGACGATGAAAACGAGTCGACGACCACGCGGTGGGTCGTGTCCGATCAACGAGcgatcgtcgttgtcgtcgtcgttgacATTGACGTTGACGTCTTACCCATGATAGTCTCGCGCGCGCGTCACATTACGGCGTGTTACCGCGGCCGCTGCACCACCGAGCTGCATCGATTTTTCGACGCGCTCGCAAACACTGATTCCAATGACCCTCGACCTACGGCCGTTTTAAAGGTCAGAGGCTGCGTTAACGGTACAAAGTGTTGTCCAAAGTGAAGATGCTGGAGAacgcgtgagagagagagagagagggaaaactAAATCGATGCCGGGCATCAATGCCGCCGATTCCCGCTGATACAAGATCGAAAGAGGATATCGGATACGTGTGTCGCGCGAATGACATTCCTATAGATTTTCCGAGGAGGACATACGCTTCGGCGGCAGCTGATACCGTGACCCGCGGTCTCGCGGAATCATTGATCTTCCTCCGACCGCCTCCGCCGCACGTGAACGTCACACAACGAGTACAACGACGCAATTACTCGGCAACGCGCGACGCCGTCGCGAGCGACACTCGCGGATGTCACGAGATGATCGTTCTAATAAGAATCTCTGCGAAAAGACTTTTATCGATTCGTAGAAAGATGATATTTGCGTACgctagagaattaaaaaattgccaGAGAGATATGGCCGATCAAAGCAACGCTGTATCACTTGAACGGAACGGTCCCGTGTGATTTTTCCACACCGCGGAGAAGAAAGTAGTAACGTTGTTGCTTTAGTCAGACGGCTTATCCGTGCTTTGCGAGAACAACGAGTATTCGTATACATTATACAAAACGACGCTTATCGCGAGCATAGacgatattaaaaaagaaatgcgtCGTGATAATAGCAATTATAGTCTAATTTTGTAAAGTCAATCAATCGAAATTTGTTGATAATCTTCGAAGTCAATTTTTATCGAAAacataatcatatatatacttcgagaataatatattttttctgagtgtttatatattatattcagaaaaaaatatatatatatatcaaacaCAAGACCAGATTCTATTTTTATGTGCCAATTACAATCCGCGATAACTGAGAAATGACAGACGAAAATCATTTTACACAATCTCTAAGTGATCTGTGCTATATCATTATTTACGTAACAATATAAAGATGAAAGACGCTTCTTTCacgaattatataaatgtatagatAAACGATAAAATACAACGATTTCTATGATATCAAAGACAATTCTCGTGAGAAGAATAAAACGGTACAATCAAGAAGAGAAAAGCGGAAGaagacaatataaaaaaatcattattacaaTTCCACATGAAAAATGTTCGTTACAAGCAGTGTCGAAaccttattattaataatcatacCATAAATGTGAATCTacggaattatttaaaaaaatgtttccctTGGGAAGTAACGTCTACATCACCACTAACCTTCACTGGCGTTCACAAGATCGGAACGCACACGATTGGAATCTACCAAGTATGGACCTAACCGCTTTCTACGGAATGCAGCAAGGGAGCAGCTTTTTGCCCTACTTATCTTTACATCAGCCCTACAATAACTTTTTGATGGCGACGAATCAGAGCTACTTCAGGCACCTTACATCGCAGCTCAATCCTTATTCCACCTTCAATTATTACATGTGTTTGGACGCGAAGAACTTGTACGCATCGTTCTTCGGTAAACATTGCACTTACGTTCTCGGGCAATTACACTTGAGCGATATTGCACTATACTTACTAATAATGTAGAGTGCCTCCCTGTGTTTCCATTTCGTTTGTTTCAAGTAGTTGTTCGACATCCTTGACTTTAATCGCAATTTTTCTTTCAGAAAAATATCGCAAGAGCTACTTGCAGCTTATTGACACTTGTACAAATATCTTGTCAAAATCCTGTTGGCATCTCTCTATTTCAAATTATCTTAAATGCTTTAGTAACTAACGGACTTTTCGTCAGGGAAAATATTGAAAGATGTTACGATATGTTGCGGTTTTTCCAAGTACAACGCACATTTTTATATGTGCAGTCGAAAGAAACACGATGAGATTCTTCGAAAGTTCGTTGGCACGGAAtagtatttttagttttatgcCGTTCCGCGTCGCAATTGTATGACTAATTCCGTTTGCAGTAATAACAGTGTACCGAGGTCGCGAGTTTAGTTTGCGTCACTGCGTCACAACATATCGACTTACTTGAACTTAGACTAAATATTTCGTTGAATAACAATTCACTGCCAATTAATTAGAAGACACTCTATTCTCTACTTGCTTTTAACgtatctctgtctctctctctctctctctccctctctctctctctctctctcttctcttcccttaaaattcaaaattggttGATTCAAttgtttctattaaaaatattaacttactaAGTTATATTTAAGGAATTcgagaaactaaaaaaaatatacaagtgAAAGGAACGGTGAAAGCGATCTTGCGTAACACTCCATGATATATAACTGCATTATTACATTACTAGGAACTATTTCTTGAACGTCTTGAAAAATTCGTCTATCAATACAAAAGATCAATATCCTTGTCACATCTCGTGATGAATAATCGTCATTATATTTAACTATGATTGTTGCGCTAGGCGTACGTCACTCATACAACATTAGAGCGCATTGACATTAGCAGCCGATCGTCAATTTGATATACGAGTGCTGCGGTAAGCGAAATATAATTGCTCTACGAAAGCTGTGAATGCGATAGGCTCTCTCAATGATCAACGAGGATAGAAGATAAATATCCGATTCGATCACTTTGATTGCGTAATCACGCCAGATAATTCGCGATGCTTCGCGATATCGGGACATCACGAATCACGAAATAAATAATCTGCTCGACCAATGTCCATGGAGATCGATCTATTAATAGCTTGGAAACTGTCACCTAGTAGAGTATCCGTAATCACAACCTGGCCTTGTCAACTGCATTCCTTCCTTGACCTCGAGCAACCATAGTCTCCACATTCTTTTTGCGATAAGTAAGAGAACACTTCGAGCAACTATTACACTTGAAACTATCGCTTTGCAGAATGATAAGCTTCTTTGATTTaaggagataaaaatattttcctttaagtatacaaaatattttacactttttttttatctccagATTTTTGAaccaagataaattttattttgaaatttaaacttGTGTACAGTACGTGGTCATATATACAGGCACacatatacactgagaaaaatgatctAGTTATATTCACAAAACTTGTGCGATTGAGTGTTTCTGGTGAAACCAAGAAAATTTTTggttattacaattaaaacgTTTAATAGATGTTACTATAATCTGGTAATTCCTACAAGGAATCATTCTGATTCGACCGGTTTTTGACAGACGTATTAGTTAAATCTACCAGATTTTTAAATGATGCAACAAGACTCCTTTTCCAGTGTAATATTTctgaattaataatataattgaaaaaaggaTGATTTGTCATGAAAAAttagtcaaaaatttaaaaatgtctccatttcatttttatttattttaaaaagtatacccTGAGAGAAAcagttcttaaattttaataaatatttattcgaacaaTACTAgcgaaatatttacttacataaatatttacagtatacactataaatatttacaggaaagttcttgtactaaatgaatatatatttacatttagtaaatattcaACTATTCgaccaaatatttattaaaattcagtaatttttccctcagtgtagaattttgtattttattacatactCCTTGGTAGTTATTGGCGGTCAAATTCATCACAATATGAtacaaagtttttattaattatatttaagttttaaattagattgttacaatttaaaaaaaaatccgtgCTTCGCGAGAAAAGGAAATTTAAGATGTAAATATCTTCAGCGTAAatgcatttatatatgtatatcatatgACAATCATGAAATTAATACGCAgaataaattttgtactttgcTTGTTACATAAAAGttgtattgaatatttttatttatttattggattattttcatattgtgcGCGCTCTCAATGCAAGGCTACCCCATTACCATTGTTACCATTACACGTGCCATCTCGGTATATCCTTCAACGCTGCGGGATATAATGCAGCGTTAAGAACGCATCGAAAGCAAGCGGGTGCTTTAATGGTACTCACTCGGAACCCTCTCTTCTAACCCAATTACAACCTACTGCTGTAACTTCTCCATTATAGGAAAAACACAACACGTGCCATGCGCTTTTTCTAGAGTAAAGGAAAATTATTACTTCTTCTAAATTGAAGTCGTCAGGAGAACGACAGATATGGGAATGGAATCTTTCGAAATTATCTTTTCTACTGATACGTGTATACTTTTTTGATTATTTGCAAgaatctttattttgaatattgttaACTTTTAGACGACCGGCAGCCGATTATCGACTTTTGACGATTTAAGTGAATTTCGTATTTTGCACTATTTGAAAAATgtctattaaattttgtaacttaaaACAATAGCTTTTTAACTTATAGTAAAACAATCGTTCAAAGCCAGTTGGGATCATTTTGATCCAATGTGACCGTTAAGAGTTAAAGGTACGATACATAGACAATCCGTTTTATGAGAAAATATTAGTTTGGCAATAAAGTCATGACGTTTTattttctatgtaaatgaaaGTTTTTGCTTTGTATGAAAAAGTATCTTTCATTTACATAGAGGAATAACGGCGTGACTTTTTTGCCAACTCAATATATTACGGAATACTTGAAATGTATTAATAACTTCTCTAGTAGATCGATACGTTCTTCTCGTATCCCTTCTTCAGTATTTAAGATCCAAATATACGAAAGAATGATTTTCCAATCATGACAGATCGTGTGATTCATGTTTTCTgacaaataatttgtattacaaatgtaataatttaaaatgtaccGATAAAATAATTGAGCAGCGTATTTATAGCGCGAATACAACTCAAGTATCCTCTATGGAGAGCGGATGATTATGGGCGCGGCTAATACGAGAAGAGCATGTCTTGTATATATCGGAATCTATTACAGGAGGCGCTATTTTTAtggggagggaaagagaggaggTACTTCGCGCATACACAAAGCCGTATTATTGATACGGGATTGCGTAACGAGCGGTTGCTTATTGATACCAGCGTAATTAGCTGTAATGCATTCTAAATCCGTCATCCGTTTGCACTTTTACCCGCGGTTCTATGACGATCTtccattaaattcttttataaataaataacgattttaattattatatttagtttttccGCTATTTAATCTTCTATATGCGGGGATTGCAAATGATGGTATATATCGTCATGTGAGTAGATTGCACTATAGGACGATATTgactattaatttttctttattatgttttttttctcgCAATTTTTTGCATTTCTCTCTTCAAATTATGAggattttatagatatttaatatCGTAACGTAAAGCCGAATTTAAACGATTAATTTTGGAGTTTGAGATCAAAACATGACATTCTTgaaatcataatttaaatttgtaagcATAAATATAATAGCAGGTTTATCTCATTTCTACACTTAAGAGAAAtaaattgtgcaattttatttttgttattttatcacTTTGGTATAATTTGTCAAGTTTTTGTTCATTCTGAACagagttgaatttttaataataaatgactaCATTAATCAAATCGCACATTAATTATGACCGTCATCTCGAAACGGAGTGATCAACATATCTGGAATACCGAATACCAAGGAAGACGTCACATCATAGGGAGACGCAACACGTTACGCTCCATCATAGCTCATTATCTCACCTTCACCCTCCGAATATCGGCTCGCGCCGCCAATTAGTCGCGTATGCGACTAGTGTCGATTGCGTGTACAACGTCATTAATTTGCTCCAATTCCCCGATGCTGATTGCCCTTATCCCGCTCCCACTCTCCTCTATACATTCAATTTCGTCATCAGATGTAACGCGCGCATAACGATCCGGCACATCATCGTGTGACCATACTCGAGTATTCCgagggtaaaaaaaaataaaagaaaaaaagatatcccGTCGCGCGTTGCTGACTCTCCGCAGTCCGAGTATAAACGTAAGACCAACGCCTTATTTCTCAGACTCCCCGGTATCCCTCGGATCAGCAGGCTCGCCGCAGGGGAACCCGACGACGGACGCACCTTCACCCATAAACTTTCCTGCTCCAGGGGAGAGCATGGCCGACACCTCAACCCTGTCGCCGGAGACGAACATGCCAGGCTCGCCGGGCTGCCAGATCAGAGTGTCGAACGAGTACCTGCTGGGCAGTCCGAGTCCAGGGCCACCGCGAGGAGGCGACTCTCTTCGTGGTACTGGCAGCGGTGATGGCGGAGGTGGAAGAGGAAGTGGTCAAGAAGGTCGCGACGCGGGGTGCTCGGATCGCGCGTCGCCCGACTCGGTCTTCCCGGATGCCGGTCCGATGGTGAGCTTCAGGGTCGCCGAtgagcagcaacagcagcatcATCAGCaatcgcagcagcagcagcagcagcagcagcagcagcagcagcaccatcaccaccaccaccaacagcaacaacaacaacgtTCTGCCACCCCCGTACCGATCAAATCGTCACCGTACTCGCCAGTCCAGGCGGTCTCATCGACTCCAATTGCCCACGAGGCCTCCTCGAGGAGTGACAGCCCTGATCTGAAGGGCGACCTATCGTCCGTCCAGACGAAGGAAGAATCCGACAATTCGGTCTTCGACGGAGGTGGAGGTGGTGGTGgaggcggtggtggtggcggtggagGCGGTCGTTCGGAGATTTCTAATCAACTTAGTCACCGGAACAGTCCGTCATCTCAATTCAACCTGAGCCAGAACGTCAGTCCCGGCACTGGACAGCACGGATCCatgcaacagcagcagcagcagtcgcCACCGGCGCCGCCGAGGCCACGTGCGCCCTCGGTACCACCGCACTTGATAGCGGCTCATCATCAATTTTGGTCGCAGAACACTACCAGCGTACAAGGATTCGCTACGCAGAGGCTACTCAACGGTGTCATCAGCAGCGCCGTCGGCTACGGTGGGCAGAACGCCACGACCGTCTCCACTAGCTCTGGAGGAGGTACCAGCAGTTCCAGCGGTATCAATTCCAGTGTTAGTTGCGTCACTACCGGCGCTACTACCACGGCGACTTCATGTAAGTATTACGACTGTCGCATTGTTGTCGTTATCTTATTGTCAGCTAAATTAAGCACTCCtcacattaaaattattcaataacttATCCTTTATACTTTTTATCGTCTAATCATCAACTAGGCTCGATCAATCATGATGAgacattgtaaaattattaattttaaaaattgtaaaatttatgacAAAAGTTCTCTTTTCGAATGAAAAACACGAATTTCCTTTTCGATTCGTTTAGATCCAGTGATCGGAAATTATTAAATCTCGATGTATAAGTTGGAATATAAAGTACGggtcgcaaaaaatttttcagcaatAACAGGAAtcgcaattaaatttaaattaaacagtaATTATCGAACTCGTTGTACATGAAACATCGATGTCAACATCAAAGCTGTCATCGACAGAAATAGTAAACGAGCGTGTTTGTCGCACTTTCATACCTTGTTACGTACTCAAAGAGAAATAGATTATAAAactatattcaataaaaatgaaaaattaagaggagtagaatgataaaaataaataatcaatttacttCCTTGCCCTCCCCTCTGCCgtttgatatttttctataaagCCAGCTGTCTGGCGGTTCACACAAGTTTGGAAATGCCTGAATTATAAACAGATAATGTAAAGAGACGCGTTGCTTAATCGATCATCGATGACTTATTCCAGGCGAAGGTATGAAACCACCGGCGCAGAGAGCAGCGCCGGCACCACCGCGACCTCCGCCCACGGTAATAATGGGTGAGATCGGCGGCGTCCGTACGATGATATGGTCGGCGCCGCCGTTGGACCCGGTACCACCACCAGCGGCATCCTGGTCGGCCACGGCGGCGGCCGCCGCCTCGTGCTCCTCGTCGGAGGAGTCGGCCGCTCAGCTGTTGCTAAACCTCGGCCAGGAGTCCAGGGGTAAACCACCCTCGTCCTCCTCCGCGGTCTCGTACTCGTCCGCCGCTGGACCACCGCTCAACATGGAGAGGCTGTGGGCCGGCGATCTGACGCAGCTGCCGGCAGCGCAACAGATGCAGGCGCTAAATCTCACGGCGTCCGGTTCCGCCGCGCAACCGTGGGTCAGCAACGGCGGTACCGTTGTCAAAACCGAGGCGGCCTCGCAATCCATATCGGTGGCACCGCCTGCGCCCCCCTTGCCACCCCAGGAGCACGAGGAGGACGAAACGCCTATGATATGCATGATTTGTGAGGACAAGGCGACCGGTTTGCATTACGGTATCATCACGTGCGAAGGGTAAGTGCCTTTATCCATGCttacgaaattaaatataaattgtcacGATATGTTGTACCACTTTCACCTACACGAACCTGTTCGCAGACAGCGCGTATCTTGATGTTcctttaatatctatttttttatatttttattaatcaactattttattttttaactttgcttTACTGTTAGTCAAAACTAGTTCTTAATTTAATCAGTGCGTTCAGAATATCTAAGGTTCACAATCATTCtgactaattaaaattaattaaaagaaagttaTAAATCGAAAGTCACATTCTCTTTAAAATATGATGAAATATGACAATTTCGTTAATGATACCTGATAAATCTTTTCGgatattatcattttttgaaATTCACTCGCACTACTT contains these protein-coding regions:
- the LOC105201579 gene encoding hormone receptor 4 isoform X4, with the translated sequence MFPLGSNVYITTNLHWRSQDRNAHDWNLPSMDLTAFYGMQQGSSFLPYLSLHQPYNNFLMATNQSYFRHLTSQLNPYSTFNYYMCLDAKNLYASFFDSPVSLGSAGSPQGNPTTDAPSPINFPAPGESMADTSTLSPETNMPGSPGCQIRVSNEYLLGSPSPGPPRGGDSLRGTGSGDGGGGRGSGQEGRDAGCSDRASPDSVFPDAGPMVSFRVADEQQQQHHQQSQQQQQQQQQQQQHHHHHHQQQQQQRSATPVPIKSSPYSPVQAVSSTPIAHEASSRSDSPDLKGDLSSVQTKEESDNSVFDGGGGGGGGGGGGGGGGRSEISNQLSHRNSPSSQFNLSQNVSPGTGQHGSMQQQQQQSPPAPPRPRAPSVPPHLIAAHHQFWSQNTTSVQGFATQRLLNGVISSAVGYGGQNATTVSTSSGGGTSSSSGINSSVSCVTTGATTTATSCEGMKPPAQRAAPAPPRPPPTVIMGEIGGVRTMIWSAPPLDPVPPPAASWSATAAAAASCSSSEESAAQLLLNLGQESRGKPPSSSSAVSYSSAAGPPLNMERLWAGDLTQLPAAQQMQALNLTASGSAAQPWVSNGGTVVKTEAASQSISVAPPAPPLPPQEHEEDETPMICMICEDKATGLHYGIITCEGCKGFFKRTVQNRRVYTCVAEGGCEITKAQRNRCQYCRFKKCIEQGMVLQAVREDRMPGGRNSGAVYNLYKVKYKKHKKSNKASGVGGGMGSGSNVGGVNGSGTLGGTKGAMGTTILDKHMLQAAAAHHSQQQQQQHAQLAGGFLHHHKISSGDPLNSPPTPSHPNHPAHSGHLVNGTILKTALTNPSEVVHLRQRLDNAVSSSRDRVFPLDATLTMIQTLIDCDEFQDIATLRNLDELLDHNSDLSDKLCQIGDSIVYKLVQWTKRLPFYLELPVEVHTRLLTHKWHELLVLTTSAYQAMHGQHRLTNVTTDGTGAEFMQEVSNNMYTLQRCLTSMMGRPITMDQLRQDVGLMVEKITYVTLMFRRVRLRMEEYVCLKVITMLSQARGNDLELEQIQERYMSCLRSFVEHSAPQQPGRFHDLLVRLPEVQSAATLLLESKMFYVPFLLNSAIQR